CCGAACCCGAGGCCGGGTCGGACCTCGCATCCCTGCGGACCCGCGCGGTGGCCCACGGCGGTGGCTGGACGGTCCACGGCCAGAAGGTCTGGACGTCGTACGCCGGCATGGCCGACTGGCTGTTCCTGCTGGCCCGGACCGCTGACGAGGGGCGCAAGCACCACGGCATCACGGTGTTCCTGGTCCCGATGGACCGCCCGGGCATCGAGGTGCGGCCGATCCCGTCGATGTTGGGGCCCCACCACCTCAACGAGGTGTTCATCGACGGGCTGGAGGTCACCGCCGACGACGTCCTCGGCGACGTCCACGACGGCTGGGACCTCGTGCGCGAGGCGCTGGCGTTCGAGCGCGTCGGCATCGCCCGGTACGCCCGCTGCGAGCGGCTGCTGCAGGAGGCGCCGCAGGTGCTGGGGCTGCGGTGGTCGGCGGTGCCCGACGCCCTGCGGCAGCGGTGGGCGGCCGCGTTGGTGCACACCCGCCGGGCGCGGCTGCTGGCCTACCGGGTCCTCCAGGGCCAGGAGGACGGCGCCGCGGACCCCGGGCAGGCCGCGGCCTACCGGATCGCGGTGACCCAGCTCGACCAGGAGGTCGCCGAGGTGCTGATGGACATCGTCGGGGCACAGGGGCTCGGCGCCGACGACCGGTTCACCCGGGCCGTCGAGGACCACTGGCGCTACGCGCAGGCGTCGTCGGTGGCGTCGGGGACGATCGAGATGCAGCGGCTGCTGCTGGCCCGCCGGATCCTCGGGGGGAACGGTGGCTGAGCTCCTGAGCCCCGAGGCCGAGCAGTTCGGCGCCGTCGTCACCGACGCGCTGGAGGCGGAGGGCGGCGTGGACCTGGCCCGGGCGGCCGAGGCCGACCCCGACGTGCGGGTGGGGTACGGCGAGCTGCTCGGGTCGCTGGGGGTGTGGGACCTGGACCCCTCCACCGATGGTGTGGAGCTCGAAGCCGCCGCCGCGGCGTGCCGGGCAGCGGGACGGGTGGCGCTGCCGTACCCGGTGGCCGAGCGTGTCGCCGCGACGGGGCTCGACGGCGTCGACGCGCTGGTGCACGTCGACCCGGACGTCCCCCGGGTGGGGCACGCGGGGTTGGGGTTGGTGTGGCGGGCGGTGCGTGACGGGTTCTCCTCGGCCGTGGTCGAGGAGGCCGCGCCGGTGCGGAGCCGGTTGGGGTTCTTCGCCGCGGATGTCGTCGTCGGGCCGTGGGCGGAGACGGAGGGCCGGGACGAGCTCGCGCGGCTGGTCACCCTGCAGTGCTGGACGTTGCTGGGGGTGCTGGACGGCACCGCGGGCCACACCTACCGGTACGTGACCGAGCGCGAGCAGTTCGGCGCCCCGCTGGCCAGCTTCCAGGCCCTGCGGTTCGCGTTGACCGACGTCGAGGTCCACCGGTTGGGCCTGGTCGAGTTGGCCCGCTACACGCTGTGGTCGCTCGGCGAGGACCGGCCATCGGCCTGGGGGGACGCGCTGGCCCTGCGGCTGGCCGCGCTCGAGGCGGCCGAGGCGGTCTTCCGGATCTGCCACCAGGCGCACGGTGCGATCGGGTTCTGCGACGAGTCGGACCTGTCGTGGCTGTCCCGCCACAGCCAGGTGCTGCGCCGGCTGCCGTGGGGGCGCTCCCAGACCGAGGCGGCGCTGGTCGCCGAGCTGTCGCAGGTGCCGTTGGCGGGGCCGTTCAGCGGGTGACGAGGTCACGCCCTGCCGACCTCTCCCACGCGCACGGTGAGGGGATGCGGGCGCAGCCGGTCGCCGATGGCACCATGCCCGGCCATGCCTGGATGGAGACGGCGGCGGCACCGGGCGCGCTGGTGGCGTCGGACCGAGCACCTGCGCTTCGGCCTGGCCCTGGCGGGGGTCGCGGTCCTGTTCCTCGTGCTCGCCCAGTACGAGCCGCGCCGCACCGATACCGCCGAGCCTGTGGTGCTGGCCCCCGCAACGGTCCGGGCACAGGGGGACGCCGTGCCGACCCCGGCCGTCGATCCGGTCCCCGAACCGGCCTGGGTCTGGTGGGGTGACGGGTTGACCGCCGGGCAGGGCGGCGGGGGCGTCCACGCCCCGGCCGTGCTCGGCGAGCTGCTCGGCGTCGACGTGGTGAACTTCGGTGTGGGTGGGGAGGGGTCGGCGGAGATCGCCGCCCGCGCCAACGCGATCCCCACGGTCCTGGACGTCGCCGGTGGGCAGATCCCGCCGGCCGGGGAGGTGGCGGTCAGCCCGAACGTCGAGCTGCTCCTGCAGGGCCCGTCGGTGCTGCTCGGCCGTCTGGCCGGCGTGGACGGTCGGTTGATCTCAGGGCCCAACGGCTCCTACACCTTCCAGCGGGACGAGCCCGGCGAGCCGGTCGTGACGGACGCGGCGCAGTTCGTCTCGACCACGGCAGAGGCGTACCGCGACCACCAGCCGATCCTGTGGCTCGGACGGAACAACCACGACGATCCCGAGCGGATCGTGGCGGACACCCAGGCGATCATCGAGCACCACGGGGCGGCAGAGGACCGGTTCGCGGTCCTGACCGTCCTGAACTTCGGCGTCTCGGAGGGGAGCGGCACCCCGACCTACGACGCGATCGCCGCGGTCAACACCGCGCTGGCCGATCGGTGGCCCGACCACCTCATCGACGTCCGCCGGTGCCTGATCGACACGGGCATGGACCGGGCCGGCATCGCGCCCTCGGTGGTCGACGTCGAGGCGATGGCCGCCGACGCCGTCCCCCCATCACTCACCAGCGACCCGGTCCACCTGACCGCCGAGGGCTACACCGCGGTGGCGGGGTGCGTGCACGACTGGATGGTCGAACGCGGCTGGACCTCGGACGCGATGGATCTCGACGGTTCCTGAGGCCTCGTCCTGGTCGCGGGCGTCGGTCCTCAGCACTGCACGCCGTCAACCGCTTCTCACGGAGTGTTCATTCTGTCGCGCCAGTGTGCCGAGCGTCCTTACCGCGTCACCACGGGTGTGAACGTGCACCTCTGCAGACGGCGGGATACCAACGGGTCCCAGAACGGAGCTCCACCATGCGATCCAGAACGACGACGGGGGCACTGGTCCTCCTCCTGATCTGCGCGCTGGCGGTGACAGCGGCGCCGGCCGGTGCGATCGACGCAACACCGTCCGTCGATCGCGGCCTGCCCGCGGCGAACCTCAACAACACGGCGGGCGCGAACCGGAGCAACGTCGCATGGGCTGACACCGATGGCATCACCGGGGATGACTTCGTGATCGGGGAGACCGGCCAGGCCTGGGTGATCGAGGCGGTCCGGACCTGGAGCGTGCCGGCCGACGCCGACGACGTGCAGGACGTCACCCTCTACCTGGCCCCCGAGTATGACGACCTCACGGAGGTGGCCAACGGGACGTCGAGCACGCCGGTGG
This DNA window, taken from Euzebya sp., encodes the following:
- a CDS encoding acyl-CoA dehydrogenase family protein — protein: MIPYGPLEAVDGIRAELRDLVDAHVPADFMGAFTDDPADFEAAQAFCRVLGERRLLTLAWPADMGGRDGTVWEQAALREEMWAAFEPRGAQYMGVNWVGPAIERFGTPAQKAAHLPRIAAGEVVWCQGFSEPEAGSDLASLRTRAVAHGGGWTVHGQKVWTSYAGMADWLFLLARTADEGRKHHGITVFLVPMDRPGIEVRPIPSMLGPHHLNEVFIDGLEVTADDVLGDVHDGWDLVREALAFERVGIARYARCERLLQEAPQVLGLRWSAVPDALRQRWAAALVHTRRARLLAYRVLQGQEDGAADPGQAAAYRIAVTQLDQEVAEVLMDIVGAQGLGADDRFTRAVEDHWRYAQASSVASGTIEMQRLLLARRILGGNGG
- a CDS encoding acyl-CoA dehydrogenase family protein encodes the protein MAELLSPEAEQFGAVVTDALEAEGGVDLARAAEADPDVRVGYGELLGSLGVWDLDPSTDGVELEAAAAACRAAGRVALPYPVAERVAATGLDGVDALVHVDPDVPRVGHAGLGLVWRAVRDGFSSAVVEEAAPVRSRLGFFAADVVVGPWAETEGRDELARLVTLQCWTLLGVLDGTAGHTYRYVTEREQFGAPLASFQALRFALTDVEVHRLGLVELARYTLWSLGEDRPSAWGDALALRLAALEAAEAVFRICHQAHGAIGFCDESDLSWLSRHSQVLRRLPWGRSQTEAALVAELSQVPLAGPFSG